One segment of Cetobacterium sp. NK01 DNA contains the following:
- a CDS encoding methionine ABC transporter permease, which produces MVFNMLVQATIETIYMVLLSAVVSLGIGFPCGILAAITSDGNIFENRGINRILNGIINVTRSFPYIILMILLLPLSRFIIGTTIGSTAAIVPLSISAAPFVARIVENCILEVDKGVIEASESLGANNLTIITKVMIPESLSSLIQGITLLIINLIGLSAMAGAIGGGGLGDLAIRFGYNRFKLDIMIYSVLVIIVLVQGVQLVGNLISNRLKKNGR; this is translated from the coding sequence ATGGTATTTAATATGCTAGTACAAGCGACGATAGAGACAATATATATGGTTTTATTATCTGCTGTAGTTTCATTAGGAATAGGATTTCCTTGTGGAATTTTAGCAGCAATTACATCAGATGGAAATATATTTGAAAATAGAGGAATAAATAGAATTTTGAATGGAATTATAAACGTGACAAGATCATTTCCGTATATAATTTTAATGATTTTATTATTACCACTATCTAGATTTATAATAGGGACAACAATAGGAAGTACAGCAGCAATAGTACCTTTATCAATATCAGCAGCCCCCTTTGTGGCAAGAATAGTTGAAAACTGTATTTTAGAAGTGGATAAGGGAGTTATAGAAGCAAGTGAAAGTTTAGGAGCTAATAATTTAACAATAATAACTAAAGTAATGATTCCTGAATCATTGTCGTCTTTAATTCAAGGGATTACACTGTTAATTATTAATTTGATCGGATTATCTGCAATGGCTGGAGCCATTGGTGGTGGTGGTTTAGGTGATCTAGCTATTAGATTTGGTTATAATAGATTTAAATTAGATATAATGATTTATTCTGTTTTAGTAATTATAGTTTTAGTTCAAGGAGTTCAATTAGTTGGAAATTTAATATCAAATAGATTGAAAAAAAATGGGAGGTAG
- a CDS encoding alanine racemase: MGLKDFKVKVFKENILHNYHYLKELRNKDIIAVVKANAYGHGIENVVNFLADAGCRYFAVARECEAEKILKLKIADINIIILETIDELEFIKNNKNVQMVVNSLKELKELLKNGISTKQLHLKLDFGFGRNGVIEEDFDSLKKLVIEKNLKFKGFCTHVFAADYDDMILIEERFSQMLMELGKERFEIIHIQNSAGVISIEGKNCTHIRCGTILFGLQEIGYYDPCIKRAFKLTGKILGVKSLKDLKYIGYEKKENIEIGKYKKIAKIRLGYGDGFSKRSEGIMSIINNKKFKIVHISMDSSFILVDDSVKEEDFVEIFHDLEESIKHLKVPHYEFLSCINDRIKRELI; the protein is encoded by the coding sequence ATGGGGTTAAAAGATTTTAAAGTAAAAGTTTTTAAAGAGAATATTCTACATAACTATCACTATCTAAAAGAACTTAGAAATAAAGATATAATAGCTGTTGTAAAAGCTAATGCTTATGGTCATGGAATAGAAAATGTAGTTAACTTTTTAGCTGATGCTGGGTGTAGGTATTTTGCCGTGGCAAGAGAGTGTGAAGCTGAAAAAATTTTAAAGTTAAAAATAGCTGATATAAATATAATTATTTTAGAAACTATTGATGAGTTAGAATTTATAAAAAATAATAAAAATGTTCAAATGGTTGTTAATAGTTTAAAAGAATTAAAAGAACTTTTAAAAAATGGGATTTCAACAAAACAACTACATTTGAAATTAGATTTTGGATTTGGAAGAAATGGGGTTATAGAAGAAGACTTTGATAGTTTAAAAAAATTGGTTATAGAAAAAAATTTAAAATTTAAAGGATTTTGTACACATGTATTTGCAGCAGATTATGATGATATGATTTTAATAGAAGAACGTTTTTCTCAAATGTTAATGGAGTTAGGAAAAGAAAGATTTGAAATCATTCATATACAAAATAGTGCAGGAGTGATATCCATAGAAGGTAAAAATTGTACTCATATAAGATGTGGAACAATTCTTTTTGGACTTCAAGAAATAGGTTACTATGATCCTTGTATAAAAAGAGCTTTTAAATTAACAGGAAAAATTTTAGGAGTAAAAAGTTTAAAAGATTTAAAATATATTGGATATGAAAAAAAAGAGAATATAGAGATAGGAAAATATAAAAAAATTGCAAAGATTCGTTTAGGATATGGAGATGGATTTTCAAAAAGAAGCGAAGGTATTATGTCTATAATCAATAATAAAAAGTTTAAAATAGTTCATATTAGCATGGATAGTTCATTTATTTTAGTGGATGATTCAGTAAAAGAGGAGGATTTTGTAGAGATATTTCATGATTTAGAAGAAAGTATAAAACATTTAAAAGTCCCTCATTATGAATTTTTATCTTGTATAAATGATAGAATAAAAAGGGAGCTTATATGA
- a CDS encoding methionine ABC transporter ATP-binding protein — MITLEKVNKIYNNEFHAVKDVSLKIEKSEIFGIIGLSGAGKSSLIRLFNGLEPLTTGKIEIEGVDLSKLSKKELLNKRKKIGMIFQHFNLLKSRTVKENIAFPLEIDGWSKVEIDVRVKELLKLVELEDKEEFYPTQLSGGQKQRVAIARALANNPDVLLSDEATSALDPKTTKSILKLIKDIQKKMGLTVVLITHQMEVIREICDRVAVMSNGEVVETGKTYEIFLSPKTEITKELISYVPPQEKEEIDYIKKSGNKVIKLMFLGSVAGDPILSKAVKKFNIDINVLGGAIDLLSTMQVGHLMVELIGDMDKQNEAIAWFPSLDVGVEVIYDGI; from the coding sequence ATGATTACTTTAGAAAAAGTGAATAAAATTTATAATAATGAGTTTCATGCTGTAAAAGATGTTTCTTTAAAGATTGAGAAAAGTGAAATATTTGGAATTATTGGATTAAGTGGAGCTGGAAAATCCTCTTTAATAAGATTATTTAATGGGTTAGAGCCATTGACAACAGGAAAAATAGAGATTGAAGGAGTAGATTTATCAAAACTTTCAAAAAAAGAACTATTAAATAAAAGAAAAAAAATTGGAATGATATTTCAACATTTTAATTTATTAAAATCTAGGACAGTTAAAGAAAATATAGCATTTCCTTTAGAAATTGATGGTTGGTCAAAAGTAGAAATTGATGTAAGAGTTAAAGAACTTTTAAAGTTAGTAGAACTTGAAGATAAAGAGGAATTTTATCCGACTCAACTCTCTGGAGGACAAAAACAAAGAGTCGCAATAGCTAGAGCCTTAGCTAATAATCCAGATGTTCTCTTATCAGATGAAGCAACATCCGCTTTAGATCCAAAAACTACAAAGTCTATATTAAAATTAATTAAAGATATTCAAAAAAAAATGGGATTAACAGTTGTCTTAATAACTCATCAAATGGAAGTTATTAGAGAAATTTGTGACAGAGTAGCTGTTATGTCAAACGGTGAAGTTGTAGAAACTGGAAAAACATATGAAATATTCTTAAGTCCAAAAACAGAGATTACAAAAGAATTAATATCATATGTTCCACCTCAAGAAAAAGAGGAGATTGATTACATAAAAAAATCTGGAAATAAAGTTATAAAATTAATGTTTTTAGGCTCAGTAGCAGGAGATCCCATATTATCTAAAGCTGTAAAAAAGTTTAATATAGATATAAATGTCTTAGGCGGTGCAATTGATCTTTTATCAACTATGCAGGTAGGGCATTTAATGGTTGAATTAATAGGAGATATGGATAAACAAAATGAAGCAATAGCTTGGTTTCCAAGCTTAGATGTAGGAGTGGAGGTTATTTACGATGGTATTTAA
- a CDS encoding DUF134 domain-containing protein, translating into MARPTKVRSVEFIPNETKFIPEGSKNCNIHFNNIKIEELEAVRLKDLENLSQEECAEKMGVSRQTFQNILNSARVKITEALIMGYGIQLKGGDFKTPHCQFICNSCGQTFIPTLKKDLDFCPNCNSEDIFCTKKKVKCKKVCKLDIK; encoded by the coding sequence ATGGCAAGACCTACTAAAGTTAGAAGTGTTGAGTTTATTCCAAATGAAACAAAATTTATTCCAGAAGGAAGTAAAAATTGTAACATTCATTTTAATAATATAAAAATAGAAGAATTAGAAGCTGTTAGACTTAAAGATTTAGAAAATCTTTCTCAAGAAGAGTGCGCAGAAAAAATGGGAGTTTCTAGACAAACTTTTCAAAATATTTTAAACTCTGCTAGAGTTAAAATAACTGAAGCTTTAATTATGGGTTACGGAATTCAACTAAAAGGAGGAGATTTTAAAACTCCTCATTGTCAGTTTATATGTAATTCTTGTGGACAAACTTTTATTCCAACGCTAAAAAAAGATTTAGATTTTTGTCCTAATTGCAATTCAGAAGATATATTTTGTACAAAAAAGAAAGTCAAATGTAAAAAAGTTTGTAAATTAGATATAAAATAA
- a CDS encoding serine dehydratase subunit alpha family protein, which produces MMVDKILSILNEEIVPAEGCTEPIALAYIGSKLTTILGGVPEKIDIALSGNLIKNVKSVKIPNSNGMVGIEAAVALGTILGDSRKELMVISDVDKTRLNEVQEYLDNKKVVATKIEGDVKLHMRATGILGKDTVTIEIKDYHTNIVKIEKNGEVIKGLSCDEVVTGDTMTDKSFLTVELIHDLAKTIDLSLIAPIFEKVIAYNSAIANEGLKNDYGIGMGKSLYEGMQEGIYGKDLKNKMVSFTSAGSDARMNGCSMPVMTTSGSGNQGMSASLPVIKYCEEKGLSHEQLLRGLFFSHLTTIHIKSNVGRLSAYCGVVCAGGGVAGALAFLDGMPLDRIDSAIETTLATLSGMLCDGAKSSCATKIASSVGMAFDSYFLSKKKRNFEYGEGIVGKDVEATLANVKVLAQEGLRKTDEVVLEIMLNN; this is translated from the coding sequence ATGATGGTAGATAAGATTTTAAGTATTTTAAATGAAGAGATAGTTCCAGCAGAAGGGTGTACAGAGCCAATAGCTTTAGCATATATAGGAAGTAAATTAACGACAATATTAGGTGGAGTACCTGAAAAAATAGATATTGCTTTGTCAGGAAATTTAATAAAAAATGTTAAAAGTGTAAAAATACCAAATTCTAATGGAATGGTAGGAATAGAGGCAGCGGTTGCTTTAGGAACAATTTTAGGAGACTCTAGAAAAGAGTTAATGGTTATATCTGATGTTGATAAAACAAGATTAAATGAAGTTCAAGAGTATTTAGATAATAAAAAAGTTGTAGCTACAAAAATAGAAGGAGATGTAAAACTTCATATGAGAGCTACAGGAATTTTAGGAAAAGATACTGTAACAATAGAGATTAAAGATTATCATACAAATATTGTAAAAATAGAAAAAAATGGTGAAGTGATAAAGGGATTATCATGTGATGAAGTTGTAACAGGAGATACAATGACAGATAAGAGTTTTTTAACTGTAGAGTTAATTCATGATTTAGCTAAAACAATTGATTTATCTCTGATTGCTCCAATTTTTGAAAAAGTTATAGCTTATAATTCAGCTATAGCAAATGAAGGATTAAAAAATGATTATGGAATAGGAATGGGTAAAAGTTTATATGAAGGTATGCAGGAAGGGATTTATGGAAAAGATTTAAAAAATAAAATGGTAAGTTTTACAAGTGCTGGAAGCGACGCTAGAATGAATGGTTGTTCTATGCCTGTAATGACTACTAGTGGTAGTGGAAATCAAGGAATGTCAGCTTCATTACCTGTTATAAAATATTGTGAGGAAAAAGGATTAAGTCATGAACAACTATTAAGAGGATTATTTTTCTCTCATTTAACAACAATTCATATAAAATCAAACGTAGGAAGATTATCAGCTTATTGTGGAGTTGTTTGTGCTGGTGGAGGAGTTGCAGGAGCATTGGCATTTTTAGATGGAATGCCTTTAGACAGAATAGATTCAGCAATAGAAACAACATTAGCAACATTATCAGGAATGCTATGTGATGGTGCTAAAAGCTCATGTGCTACAAAAATAGCTAGCTCAGTAGGAATGGCTTTTGATTCATACTTCTTATCAAAAAAGAAAAGAAATTTTGAGTATGGAGAAGGTATTGTTGGAAAAGATGTAGAAGCAACATTAGCAAATGTAAAAGTTTTAGCTCAAGAGGGATTAAGAAAAACTGATGAAGTTGTTTTAGAAATAATGTTAAATAACTAG
- a CDS encoding NifB/NifX family molybdenum-iron cluster-binding protein has product MKIAVVAENNKISQHFGRAKGFFVYDGNNKEYHESKGHGAIPEQLKDLDVQFVACGGIGEGALNNLKSLNIKVFSGLEGFCDDIADGFFKHILVNGEAVCNSHDHHHDHHHGHGHSCNCKCGK; this is encoded by the coding sequence ATGAAAATTGCAGTTGTCGCTGAAAATAACAAAATTAGTCAACATTTTGGAAGAGCAAAAGGATTTTTTGTTTACGATGGTAATAACAAAGAATATCATGAAAGTAAGGGTCATGGAGCTATCCCTGAACAATTAAAAGATTTAGATGTTCAATTTGTAGCTTGTGGTGGAATTGGTGAAGGAGCTTTAAATAACTTAAAATCTCTTAATATTAAAGTTTTTTCTGGACTAGAAGGATTTTGTGATGATATAGCTGATGGATTCTTTAAACATATCCTAGTTAATGGAGAAGCAGTGTGTAATAGTCATGATCATCACCATGATCACCATCATGGGCATGGGCATTCTTGTAACTGTAAGTGCGGAAAGTAA
- the ptsP gene encoding phosphoenolpyruvate--protein phosphotransferase, giving the protein MRKFVKGIDASPGVAVGKVFLYKEEELFIDKGECSNVEIQKEKLIEGRDKTKEQLLKIREKTARQLGEDKAAIFDGHITLLEDEDLFDEVIELIEDEKITAENALEQGISGYCDMLANLEDEYLRERAADLRDIAKRWLYNIVGIDIVDLSSLPANSVVVARDLTPSDTAQLDLKNVVAFITDIGGKTAHSSIMARSLEIPAVVGTGNITELVTNDAPIVVDALSGDVIINPTEEDIEKYSKKREKYLEEKELLKQLKDKTATSKDGKTVGAWANIGSPKDVAGVLRNGANGIGLYRTEFLFMANDRFPTEDEQFEAYKIVAESMKDENGKSYPVTIRTMDIGGDKSLPYMELPHEENPFLGWRALRICLDRPEILKTQFRALLRASAFGYIKIMLPMVISIEECRKSKALLEECKAELRAEGIKFDEDIQLGIMIETPATAFRAKWFAQEVDFFSIGTNDLTQYTLAVDRGNERISHLYDTYNPGVLAAIKAAIDGAHEGGISISMCGEFAGEARATALLFGMGLDAFSMSAISVARVKKNVMAIDKVSAEALVERVMSMSTTEDVLAEIDKYNEEVLG; this is encoded by the coding sequence ATGAGAAAATTTGTAAAAGGTATAGATGCATCTCCAGGGGTAGCAGTAGGAAAGGTATTTTTATATAAAGAAGAAGAACTTTTTATAGATAAAGGAGAATGCTCAAATGTTGAGATTCAAAAAGAAAAATTAATCGAAGGTAGAGACAAAACAAAAGAGCAGCTATTAAAAATAAGAGAAAAAACAGCAAGACAATTAGGTGAAGATAAAGCTGCGATATTTGATGGACATATAACATTATTAGAGGATGAGGATTTATTTGATGAAGTTATCGAACTAATTGAAGATGAAAAAATAACAGCAGAAAATGCTTTAGAGCAAGGTATCAGCGGATATTGTGATATGTTAGCAAATTTAGAGGATGAGTATTTAAGAGAAAGAGCAGCAGACTTAAGAGATATAGCAAAAAGATGGTTATATAACATTGTAGGAATTGATATTGTGGATCTTTCTTCGCTTCCAGCAAATTCAGTTGTTGTAGCAAGAGATTTAACTCCATCTGATACAGCTCAATTAGATTTAAAAAATGTTGTAGCATTTATAACTGATATTGGAGGAAAAACAGCTCATTCATCTATAATGGCTAGATCTTTAGAAATTCCAGCAGTAGTAGGAACAGGAAATATAACTGAGTTAGTAACAAATGATGCACCAATTGTAGTAGATGCATTGTCTGGAGATGTTATAATTAATCCAACTGAAGAAGATATTGAAAAATATTCTAAAAAAAGAGAGAAATATTTAGAAGAAAAAGAGTTATTAAAACAGTTAAAGGATAAAACAGCTACATCAAAAGATGGAAAAACAGTTGGAGCTTGGGCAAATATTGGATCACCAAAAGATGTTGCAGGAGTTTTAAGAAATGGAGCTAATGGAATAGGACTTTATAGAACAGAATTTTTATTTATGGCAAATGATAGATTTCCAACAGAAGATGAGCAATTTGAAGCATATAAAATTGTTGCTGAGTCAATGAAAGATGAAAATGGAAAATCTTATCCAGTAACAATAAGAACAATGGATATAGGTGGAGACAAATCATTACCTTATATGGAGCTACCACATGAGGAAAATCCGTTCTTAGGATGGAGAGCTCTAAGAATATGCCTAGATAGACCTGAAATCTTAAAAACACAGTTTAGAGCGCTTTTAAGAGCATCAGCATTTGGATATATTAAAATAATGTTACCTATGGTAATTTCAATAGAAGAGTGTAGAAAATCAAAAGCTCTATTAGAAGAGTGTAAAGCTGAATTAAGAGCTGAAGGAATAAAGTTTGATGAAGATATTCAATTAGGAATTATGATTGAAACTCCAGCTACAGCATTTAGAGCTAAGTGGTTTGCACAAGAAGTTGACTTCTTCTCAATAGGAACAAATGACTTAACTCAGTATACGTTAGCAGTAGATAGAGGAAATGAGAGAATATCTCATTTATATGATACATACAACCCTGGGGTTTTAGCAGCAATTAAAGCAGCAATAGATGGAGCTCATGAAGGTGGAATTTCTATATCAATGTGCGGAGAGTTTGCAGGAGAAGCTAGAGCAACAGCTTTATTATTTGGAATGGGATTAGATGCATTCTCAATGTCAGCTATTTCAGTTGCAAGAGTAAAGAAAAATGTAATGGCTATAGACAAAGTTTCAGCAGAAGCTTTAGTTGAAAGAGTAATGTCAATGAGTACAACAGAGGATGTATTAGCAGAAATAGATAAATATAATGAAGAAGTATTAGGATAA
- a CDS encoding MetQ/NlpA family ABC transporter substrate-binding protein, giving the protein MKKLVLVLSLLGSVISFGAKLKVGASPVPHAQLLQLVKEDLKNENVELEIVELTDYVTPNLLLDSKELDANFFQHKPYLETFSKEKNLKLVSAGNVHVEPLGVYSKKVNKIENLKKGGIVAIPNDPTNGGRALILLHNNGIIKLKNPNDLLATEFDIVENKNNLKFKSLDAAQIPRALNDVDLAVVNGNYAIEAGLNPLTEALIIEGKESPYANLVAVREGDEKREDIQKLVKALQSEKVKVFIENTYKGGVVPAF; this is encoded by the coding sequence ATGAAGAAATTAGTTTTAGTATTAAGTTTATTAGGATCAGTTATAAGTTTTGGGGCAAAATTAAAAGTAGGAGCTTCTCCGGTGCCACATGCACAACTTTTACAATTAGTAAAAGAGGACTTGAAAAATGAAAATGTAGAGCTAGAAATAGTAGAATTAACAGATTATGTAACTCCAAATTTATTATTGGATTCAAAAGAATTAGATGCAAATTTTTTCCAACATAAACCGTATTTAGAAACTTTCTCTAAAGAAAAAAATTTAAAATTAGTATCAGCAGGTAATGTTCATGTAGAACCCTTAGGAGTTTATTCTAAAAAAGTTAATAAAATAGAAAACTTAAAAAAGGGTGGAATAGTAGCTATTCCAAACGATCCTACAAATGGAGGAAGAGCATTAATACTTTTACATAATAATGGAATTATAAAATTAAAAAATCCAAATGATTTACTAGCTACAGAATTTGATATAGTTGAAAATAAGAATAACTTAAAATTTAAGTCATTAGATGCTGCTCAGATTCCAAGAGCATTAAATGATGTAGATTTAGCAGTAGTAAATGGAAATTATGCTATTGAAGCAGGGCTTAATCCTTTAACAGAAGCTTTAATAATTGAAGGAAAAGAATCACCATATGCTAATTTAGTAGCTGTAAGAGAGGGTGACGAGAAAAGAGAGGATATTCAGAAATTAGTAAAAGCTTTACAAAGTGAAAAGGTAAAAGTTTTTATAGAAAATACTTATAAAGGTGGAGTAGTTCCAGCTTTTTAA
- a CDS encoding CoA-disulfide reductase — protein MKIIIIGGVAAGMSAAAKASRLNKEAELVIYEKTEVVSWGACGLPYYVGNFFESPNNMIARPVEKFIEAGMNIKIKHEVIAIDIEKKEITVKNLETGDIFNDNYDKLMVATGAHAIMPPIKNLSTKGVYTLKDYTDGIILKEEMLKDENQDIIIVGAGYIGLEVAEAAKHLGKRSVRIIQLGDRVLLESFDKEITDVMEEEIRTHEGVELHLEEIVQEIVEENGKVVKVKTNKGEYPADIVVVSTGVRPNTAFLKETGIEMLGNGALVIDNHGRTSIDSIYSAGDCATVPHLVRKENVYIPLATTANKIGRIVGENLAGIETEFQGTLGSAAVKVMDVEAGRTGITESEAIKMGINYKTVFIKDKNQTNYYPGREDIFVKLIYDADTRVLLGGQIAGKKGAVLRVDSLATAIYAKLTVDEIGMMDFCYAPPFARTWDVMNVAGNVAK, from the coding sequence ATGAAAATAATAATTATCGGTGGAGTTGCCGCTGGAATGTCAGCAGCAGCAAAAGCAAGTAGATTAAATAAGGAAGCTGAATTAGTAATCTATGAAAAAACTGAAGTTGTTTCATGGGGAGCATGTGGACTTCCATATTATGTTGGAAACTTTTTTGAAAGTCCAAATAATATGATTGCAAGACCTGTAGAGAAATTTATTGAAGCAGGAATGAATATTAAAATTAAACATGAAGTTATAGCTATTGATATTGAGAAAAAAGAGATAACTGTTAAAAATTTAGAAACAGGAGATATCTTTAATGATAACTATGATAAATTAATGGTAGCTACTGGAGCTCATGCAATAATGCCACCAATTAAAAACTTATCTACTAAAGGTGTTTATACTTTAAAAGATTATACAGATGGAATTATCTTAAAAGAAGAGATGCTAAAAGATGAAAATCAAGATATAATTATAGTTGGAGCTGGATATATTGGACTTGAAGTAGCAGAGGCAGCTAAACATTTAGGAAAAAGAAGTGTTAGAATAATTCAATTAGGTGATAGAGTTCTTTTAGAAAGTTTTGATAAAGAGATAACTGATGTTATGGAAGAGGAAATAAGAACTCACGAAGGTGTAGAACTGCACTTAGAAGAGATTGTACAAGAGATTGTAGAGGAAAATGGAAAAGTTGTAAAAGTAAAAACTAACAAAGGTGAATACCCAGCTGATATAGTTGTTGTATCAACAGGAGTAAGACCGAATACAGCTTTCTTAAAAGAAACAGGAATTGAAATGTTAGGAAATGGAGCTTTAGTAATAGATAACCATGGAAGAACAAGTATTGATTCAATCTACTCAGCAGGAGATTGTGCAACAGTTCCTCATTTAGTAAGAAAAGAAAATGTGTATATTCCTCTTGCAACAACTGCTAATAAAATTGGTAGAATAGTTGGAGAAAACTTAGCTGGAATAGAAACTGAGTTCCAAGGAACTTTAGGATCAGCAGCAGTAAAAGTTATGGATGTAGAGGCTGGAAGAACTGGAATAACAGAATCTGAAGCAATAAAAATGGGAATAAACTATAAAACTGTATTTATAAAAGATAAGAATCAAACTAACTACTATCCAGGTAGAGAGGATATATTTGTAAAACTTATATATGATGCAGATACAAGAGTTCTTTTAGGAGGACAAATTGCAGGTAAAAAAGGTGCAGTTTTAAGAGTAGACTCTTTAGCAACAGCGATTTATGCTAAGTTAACAGTAGATGAGATTGGAATGATGGATTTCTGTTACGCACCACCATTTGCAAGAACATGGGATGTAATGAATGTAGCTGGAAATGTAGCAAAATAA
- a CDS encoding sigma-54 interaction domain-containing protein, protein MKTDLLVIKDELRKYAKTISKLFSMDVGICDKNLIRITGSGPQKIGEKIKGRANKKTLETKETTVILNPREDEICNGCSEKKCCLEVLEISTPIMYEGKIIGLISLVSFDENQKKRVLENLKNYLDFVEQMAELISVRFIEYNENLEKTERENILSTILNTIQKGVLRFNSAGIITSANNFALKKIDLDSSVVGKKLNLSFQNDFLMEEEVYKLEVEEKELNVLGKILPFEAFGKNEKIFIFDDMTKVNDGIRGLVETSNSVSLKNIIGESQFTNLLKERIKHVAPSKSTVLITGESGTGKELVARALHYHSSRRNAPFVVINCAAIPESLLESELFGYVRGAFTGADKNGRMGKFELANGGVIFLDEIGDMPLYLQAKILRVLQERKVTRVGSNRNIELDIRIIAATNVDLEKKIAEKEFREDLYYRLKVIPFEIAPLRDRKEDILPITRNLIKKYNKITEKYISFIDIEVEKLFLKYSWPGNIRELENVVEFMFNLSDNSDILSLSTIPDKLLENKSISNAFKKSDEKFEDNLEIEEFHEIEKRYIKKALELFGKDTEAKKNIANKMGIGLTTLYRKIQKYKL, encoded by the coding sequence ATGAAAACCGATTTGTTAGTAATAAAAGATGAGTTGAGAAAATATGCTAAAACAATATCAAAGCTATTTTCTATGGATGTAGGTATTTGTGATAAAAATCTTATAAGAATAACGGGAAGTGGACCTCAAAAGATAGGTGAAAAAATAAAAGGGAGAGCTAATAAAAAAACATTAGAAACTAAAGAGACAACAGTTATTTTAAATCCTAGAGAGGATGAAATTTGTAATGGTTGTTCAGAAAAAAAATGTTGCTTAGAAGTTCTTGAAATATCAACGCCTATAATGTATGAAGGCAAAATAATCGGTTTAATTAGTTTAGTTTCTTTTGATGAGAATCAAAAGAAAAGAGTTTTAGAAAATTTAAAAAATTATTTAGATTTTGTTGAACAAATGGCTGAATTAATTAGTGTAAGATTTATTGAATACAATGAAAATCTAGAAAAAACAGAGAGAGAAAATATACTTTCAACAATTTTAAATACTATACAAAAGGGTGTTTTAAGATTTAATAGTGCTGGAATCATAACAAGTGCTAATAATTTTGCTTTAAAAAAAATAGATTTAGATAGTAGTGTAGTTGGAAAAAAACTAAACTTAAGCTTTCAAAATGATTTTTTAATGGAAGAAGAAGTTTATAAACTAGAAGTTGAAGAAAAAGAATTAAATGTCTTGGGAAAGATATTACCTTTTGAAGCTTTTGGAAAAAATGAAAAAATTTTTATTTTTGATGATATGACTAAGGTAAACGATGGAATAAGAGGCTTAGTTGAAACATCTAATAGTGTTTCATTAAAAAATATAATTGGAGAATCACAATTTACTAATTTATTAAAAGAACGTATAAAACATGTAGCTCCATCAAAATCAACAGTTTTAATAACAGGAGAAAGCGGAACAGGAAAAGAGTTAGTTGCAAGAGCTTTACATTATCATAGTTCAAGGCGAAATGCTCCATTTGTTGTTATAAATTGTGCGGCAATTCCAGAATCTCTTTTAGAAAGTGAACTTTTTGGATATGTAAGAGGTGCTTTTACAGGAGCAGACAAAAATGGTCGTATGGGAAAATTTGAATTAGCAAATGGAGGAGTAATATTTTTAGATGAAATTGGAGATATGCCATTATACTTACAGGCAAAAATATTAAGAGTTCTTCAAGAACGGAAAGTAACAAGAGTCGGTTCAAATAGAAATATAGAATTAGATATTAGAATTATTGCAGCAACAAATGTAGATTTAGAGAAAAAAATAGCAGAAAAAGAATTTAGAGAAGATTTATATTATAGATTAAAAGTAATTCCTTTTGAAATAGCACCTTTAAGGGATAGAAAAGAGGATATTTTACCAATAACTAGAAACTTAATTAAAAAATATAATAAGATAACAGAAAAGTATATTAGTTTTATTGATATAGAAGTAGAAAAATTATTTTTGAAATATTCGTGGCCTGGAAATATAAGAGAACTAGAAAATGTTGTAGAATTTATGTTTAATCTTTCAGATAATAGTGATATTCTTAGTTTATCAACTATACCAGATAAATTATTAGAAAATAAATCTATAAGTAATGCTTTCAAAAAAAGTGATGAAAAATTTGAGGATAACTTAGAAATAGAAGAGTTTCATGAAATTGAGAAACGATATATAAAAAAAGCATTGGAATTATTTGGTAAAGATACTGAAGCAAAGAAAAATATTGCTAATAAAATGGGTATAGGTTTAACAACATTATATAGGAAAATTCAAAAATACAAGCTATAA